DNA sequence from the Streptomyces cinnabarinus genome:
CGTGGCGCACCTCCACCCGGCCGGTGTCGTCGGGTGCGGGCGGGCGGTTGTGGACCAGGAGGCGGACGTGGGCGGTGCCGGGGTCGGCGGTCAGCAGGCCGGTGACGTGGGAGCCCACGAAGCCGGTCCCGCCGGTGATGAGTATCCGTCGCGTCGGTGCCATGTGGATTTCATTCCGATCTCGTCTCGGGAATAGGCGGAACGGAGGGGGGAGGAAAAGCGGCGAACAGGAATCCGAGTGGGGGGACGGAAATTCGAGCCAGAATCGAGTACGGCACGAATCAGGGACTTATAAAACGGGTAATGTGAGGCCATGCGGTACGGCGGACTTCTTCAGGGAAAGCACGCGTTCATCACGGGTGCCAGCAGTGGGATCGGGGCGGCTGCGGCCCGGGTCTACTGCCGGGAGGGCGCCGCGGTCACCCTGGCGGCCCGCCGTGAGGAACGGCTCGCGGCGCTGGTCGACGAGCTGCGCGGGCAGGGCTTCCAGGCCCAGTACGTGGTGGTCGACGTAGCGAGGAACGAGCAGGTAGCGGAGGGGGTGGCCCAGGCCGTGGAGAGGTTCGGGAGTCTGGACGTGGCGTTCAACAACGCCGGCGTCGCGGCCGCGGGCACGCCCATGCACACGATGAGCGATGAGGTCTACGACACCGTCATGGACACCAATGTCCGCGGAATGTGGAACTGTCTTCGCCATGAAATCGCGGCCATGCTGGAACACGGCGGCGCCATTGTGAACACCAGCAGTACGGCGGGGCTTGTGGCGACCCCGGTGGCCGCTCCCTATATTGCCGCCAAGCACGCCGTCATCGGATTGACGAAGGCGGTCGCGGCGGAATATGCGGCGCGCGGAATTCGGGTCAATGTGATTCTTCCCGGGGCGACCCACAGCGACATGACGGACGCGTGGATGGCGCAGGTCCCCGGTGTCGCGGAGGAACTGGTGCGGGCGGCGCTGCTGCCGCGGATCGCGGTGCCGGAGGAGATCGCCGAGGCGGCGGCCTGGCTGAGCAGCGACCGGGCCTCGTTCGTGGTCGGCGCGACGGTGCCGGTGGACGGCGGGTGGACGGTGCGGTGAGCGGTGCGGTGAGCGGGGCAGGGCGGGCGGAGCGGGAGGCGGAGGGGCCGCGGGCGCGGGTCGTCCGGCGCGGTCTCCGTCGGTGCGGGTCATGGGACGAGCTCCTGAGCTGAGGCGGAACGCGGTGCGTGCCCGGCGTGCGCCGGGGTGCCGCCCGCCCGGGCCGCCGCGCACACACGGCGGTTCACGGGTTCGGGCGGGTGAACGGAAGCGGGTCCCGACCGGCGGGACCGAAGCGGGCGATGGATCGAGGCAGAAGGGCGGTGCGGGCGGATGGGCGGATGCCGGCGAGGTCACGCCGAGGAGGACCCGGTGCGTGAGGGCCGCGTACAGGACCACACATGCCGGGGTACGGATGTGCGGATCGGACGGCGTGAGCGCCTGGCTGTCGGTCGCGGAGCGTCGCGAGGGCGCTGCCCGGAGGCGCGCCGTGCGGCCGGTGGGGATCCGGCGGGGTGCGGGCGAGGGGGCAGGCTGTGCGCGTACTAGATCCCACGGTCCGGTCGGGGCCGGGAGTGGGATCGGGCCTCAACGGGCTAGCGCGCGCAGGGCAGTTCCTCGAAGCGGACCTCGAAGGCCTGCTCGCCGTCCTGGTGCCCCGTGACGGACAGCACGTATCCGCGTCCGGCCTCTTCCTTGAGGTCGGCCCGGATGGTGCAGGGCGAGTCGAACTCGACGTACCGGGAGCAGGAGACCACGCAGGACGCGGGCCGGAAGGGGCGCGGTCCGAAGACCGTGTGCGCGGCCTGCTGCGCGGCGTCGAGGAGAACCATCGCCGGCATATGGTCGTTTGGGTGGTCGAACATCAGCTCGTTCGACACATCGGCCCGCAGCAGCCACTGTCCGGGGACGTCCCCGGGGGCCAGCGTCACATCGCAGGCGTGGGTCCGGCCGACGGAGTGCGCCGGCACGGGTGCGGGCAGCGGCGCGGTGAGCGCGGCGGCCCAGGCGGTGTCGGTACGGCCGCGGCGCAGCCGGCGGTAGACCTCGGAGGTCATGACCGCGCACTCGCCGCCGCCGGTGCCGATGATCTCGCCGTCCACCCGGAGGACAACCCTGGCCTCCAGGGACGACGGAACACCGCGGCGGTGCTTGAGATCGTGGATGGAGACGTCCAGGTCGAGCCGGGCGGGCGCGTCGGGTGCGAGCAGCCGGGCCGGGTCGACGCGGTGGTGTGCCGTCGAGACCAGGAACTGGTGGCCGAGCGGGACGCCCAGTCCGTCGTGGGCGACCAGGATCACGGCCTGGCGGATGGACTCGATGACCAGTGAGGGCAGGAAGTTGCCCCCCGCGTCGGTGAAACGGCGGTGGTCGGCGGGCCATTGGGTGGAGACGGTGTAGTGACGCTCGTCGAACTGGGTGATGCCGGTGGGCAGTACGTCCTTCCGGTGCGTGCGGTGTACGAGCCTGGTGTCGATCGTCGCCGCGGGCGGCAGGATGTGCGGCCTGACCGGTGCGACCGGCCGGACCGGAAACGCCGTCTTCCTTATCCCCCCGTGGCGGCGTCGGCCCCTGTGAATACCAATGTTGGTGGTCATTGCTCTTCCTTCTGGAACGAGAAGGTGCATGACGGGTGACTGGTTCCAACCCCGCCGGTAAGATACGCGCATGCGGGTATGTTTTTCAATGAGAGCGAGTGGTTCCGCATACGACCCCGCTCGCACTCATCATCAACAACGACGAAGAAAGGGGGCCCAGTGGCACAGCAGGATCGAGCCATCAGGACACGTCAGGCGATTCTGGAAGCGGCCGGTGAGGTCTTCGCGGAGTGCGGCTACGCCGCCACGAGGATCTCGGACGTCTA
Encoded proteins:
- a CDS encoding SDR family NAD(P)-dependent oxidoreductase; this translates as MRYGGLLQGKHAFITGASSGIGAAAARVYCREGAAVTLAARREERLAALVDELRGQGFQAQYVVVDVARNEQVAEGVAQAVERFGSLDVAFNNAGVAAAGTPMHTMSDEVYDTVMDTNVRGMWNCLRHEIAAMLEHGGAIVNTSSTAGLVATPVAAPYIAAKHAVIGLTKAVAAEYAARGIRVNVILPGATHSDMTDAWMAQVPGVAEELVRAALLPRIAVPEEIAEAAAWLSSDRASFVVGATVPVDGGWTVR
- a CDS encoding ScbA/BarX family gamma-butyrolactone biosynthesis protein, with the translated sequence MTTNIGIHRGRRRHGGIRKTAFPVRPVAPVRPHILPPAATIDTRLVHRTHRKDVLPTGITQFDERHYTVSTQWPADHRRFTDAGGNFLPSLVIESIRQAVILVAHDGLGVPLGHQFLVSTAHHRVDPARLLAPDAPARLDLDVSIHDLKHRRGVPSSLEARVVLRVDGEIIGTGGGECAVMTSEVYRRLRRGRTDTAWAAALTAPLPAPVPAHSVGRTHACDVTLAPGDVPGQWLLRADVSNELMFDHPNDHMPAMVLLDAAQQAAHTVFGPRPFRPASCVVSCSRYVEFDSPCTIRADLKEEAGRGYVLSVTGHQDGEQAFEVRFEELPCAR